From Tripterygium wilfordii isolate XIE 37 chromosome 13, ASM1340144v1, whole genome shotgun sequence, the proteins below share one genomic window:
- the LOC120012148 gene encoding purple acid phosphatase 22-like isoform X1 produces MASLLLTNLALLPSPPHNNKLEMKNNKKFCSSIFPFFLSIFCLPHLLLQADASAAPEDFIRQPPRKIVYTQHKRSESEPQQVHVSLVGKDNMRVTWITEANHVPSTVEYGPEPGKYIGKETGEHSSYHYFFYRSGKIHNVKIGPLDPNTTYYYRCGGYGPEFSFKTPPASFPIEFVVVGDLGQTEWTESTLSHVDNKDYDVLLLPGDLSYADTNQDLWDSFGRLVEPYSSRRPWMVTEGNHEMEIFPILHPQGFKAYNARWRMPYEESGSTSNLYYSFDVAGAHIIMLGSYTDFDQDSHQLKWLEADLGRIDRGKTPWVVVLVHAPWYNTNTAHQGEGESMRKAMEELLYKARVDVVFAGHVHAYERFTRIYDKKADSCGPVYITIGDGGNREGLALTFKNPASPLSLYREPSFGHGRLRILDENRAHWSWHRNNDSDAFMADEVWLDNLSKSKACRDGKDEQSVKDEL; encoded by the exons ATGGCCAGTTTGCTCCTTACAAACCTTGCACTACTTCCTTCTCCACCTCATAACAACAAATTGGAAATGAAGAACAACAAGAAGTTTTGCTCAAGCATCTTCCCATTCTTCCTCTCCATCTTCTGCTTgcctcatcttcttctccaagccgATGCATCGGCCGCGCCTGAAGATTTTATCCGGCAACCTCCTCGGAAGATTGTGTACACTCAACACAAGCGATCCGAATCCGAACCACAACAG GTGCATGTGTCTCTGGTGGGGAAAGACAACATGAGAGTCACGTGGATTACAGAGGCTAACCACGTGCCGTCAACGGTGGAGTATGGGCCGGAACCCGGGAAATATATTGGAAAAGAAACCGGAGAACATAGTTCGTATCATTATTTCTTCTATCGTTCTGGAAAGATACACAATGTCAAGATCGGACCGTTAGATCCAAACACGACCTATTACTACAGGTGTGGAGGTTATGGCCCTGAGTTTTCCTTCAAGACTCCTCCTGCTTCTTTCCCAATCGAGTTTGTTGTGGTCG GGGACCTCGGACAAACGGAATGGACTGAATCAACTCTATCACACGTTGACAACAAAGACTACGACGTACTCTTATTACCGGGTGACTTATCTTACGCGGACACGAACCAAGACTTGTGGGACTCATTTGGTCGCCTGGTCGAACCCTACTCGAGCCGCCGTCCATGGATGGTCACGGAAGGGAACCATGAGATGGAGATTTTCCCAATCTTACACCCTCAAGGCTTCAAGGCCTATAATGCACGGTGGCGCATGCCGTATGAAGAGAGTGGCTCCACCTCGAACTTGTACTACTCGTTCGATGTAGCTGGTGCCCACATTATAATGCTGGGGTCTTACACGGATTTCGATCAGGATTCCCATCAGCTCAAGTGGCTTGAAGCCGATTTGGGGAGAATTGATAGAGGAAAAACGCCTTGGGTGGTTGTGCTGGTGCACGCGCCTTGGTATAATACGAATACTGCACACCAAGGAGAAGGAGAGAGCATGAGAAAAGCCATGGAGGAGTTGTTATATAAGGCTAGAGTCGACGTCGTTTTTGCAGGACATGTTCATGCTTATGAACGATTT ACTAGAATTTATGACAAGAAAGCTGACTCGTGTGGACCGGTATACATAACCATCGGCGATGGTGGCAACCGAGAAGGGCTTGCATTAAC GTTCAAGAATCCTGCTTCCCCTCTTTCGCTGTACCGGGAACCAAGTTTCGGACACGGACGGTTGAGAATACTGGATGAAAATCGAGCGCATTGGTCGTGGCACCGCAACAATGATTCTGATGCATTCATGGCTGATGAAGTGTGGTTAGATAATttaagcaaatccaaagcatgtCGGGATGGGAAAGATGAACAATCTGTCAAGGATGAACTATAG
- the LOC120012148 gene encoding purple acid phosphatase 22-like isoform X2 — protein MASLLLTNLALLPSPPHNNKLEMKNNKKFCSSIFPFFLSIFCLPHLLLQADASAAPEDFIRQPPRKIVYTQHKRSESEPQQVHVSLVGKDNMRVTWITEANHVPSTVEYGPEPGKYIGKETGEHSSYHYFFYRSGKIHNVKIGPLDPNTTYYYRCGGYGPEFSFKTPPASFPIEFVVVGDLGQTEWTESTLSHVDNKDYDVLLLPGDLSYADTNQDLWDSFGRLVEPYSSRRPWMVTEGNHEMEIFPILHPQGFKAYNARWRMPYEESGSTSNLYYSFDVAGAHIIMLGSYTDFDQDSHQLKWLEADLGRIDRGKTPWVVVLVHAPWYNTNTAHQGEGESMRKAMEELLYKARVDVVFAGHVHAYERFTRIYDKKADSCGPVYITIGDGGNREGLALTFKNPASPLSLYREPSFGHGRLRILDENRAHWSWHRNNDSDAFMADEIAGNSPSTCSNGHSDHQSEVWLAAQNSLRLSSSLLMQEPQRLLL, from the exons ATGGCCAGTTTGCTCCTTACAAACCTTGCACTACTTCCTTCTCCACCTCATAACAACAAATTGGAAATGAAGAACAACAAGAAGTTTTGCTCAAGCATCTTCCCATTCTTCCTCTCCATCTTCTGCTTgcctcatcttcttctccaagccgATGCATCGGCCGCGCCTGAAGATTTTATCCGGCAACCTCCTCGGAAGATTGTGTACACTCAACACAAGCGATCCGAATCCGAACCACAACAG GTGCATGTGTCTCTGGTGGGGAAAGACAACATGAGAGTCACGTGGATTACAGAGGCTAACCACGTGCCGTCAACGGTGGAGTATGGGCCGGAACCCGGGAAATATATTGGAAAAGAAACCGGAGAACATAGTTCGTATCATTATTTCTTCTATCGTTCTGGAAAGATACACAATGTCAAGATCGGACCGTTAGATCCAAACACGACCTATTACTACAGGTGTGGAGGTTATGGCCCTGAGTTTTCCTTCAAGACTCCTCCTGCTTCTTTCCCAATCGAGTTTGTTGTGGTCG GGGACCTCGGACAAACGGAATGGACTGAATCAACTCTATCACACGTTGACAACAAAGACTACGACGTACTCTTATTACCGGGTGACTTATCTTACGCGGACACGAACCAAGACTTGTGGGACTCATTTGGTCGCCTGGTCGAACCCTACTCGAGCCGCCGTCCATGGATGGTCACGGAAGGGAACCATGAGATGGAGATTTTCCCAATCTTACACCCTCAAGGCTTCAAGGCCTATAATGCACGGTGGCGCATGCCGTATGAAGAGAGTGGCTCCACCTCGAACTTGTACTACTCGTTCGATGTAGCTGGTGCCCACATTATAATGCTGGGGTCTTACACGGATTTCGATCAGGATTCCCATCAGCTCAAGTGGCTTGAAGCCGATTTGGGGAGAATTGATAGAGGAAAAACGCCTTGGGTGGTTGTGCTGGTGCACGCGCCTTGGTATAATACGAATACTGCACACCAAGGAGAAGGAGAGAGCATGAGAAAAGCCATGGAGGAGTTGTTATATAAGGCTAGAGTCGACGTCGTTTTTGCAGGACATGTTCATGCTTATGAACGATTT ACTAGAATTTATGACAAGAAAGCTGACTCGTGTGGACCGGTATACATAACCATCGGCGATGGTGGCAACCGAGAAGGGCTTGCATTAAC GTTCAAGAATCCTGCTTCCCCTCTTTCGCTGTACCGGGAACCAAGTTTCGGACACGGACGGTTGAGAATACTGGATGAAAATCGAGCGCATTGGTCGTGGCACCGCAACAATGATTCTGATGCATTCATGGCTGATGAA